GAAATCCTTTTGTGACTTGGGACAACGCGCCCAGTCGTCCGAAGAAAGTTTTAGTTGAAGACGAGGACGGTGAAGATGTGGGCGTTTTGATGAAACTGATGTCCACAGAGAGGAAATCAGGGGACCCTCCAACAAGAGACAGCTTAGCGGAGGTAGAATCATTAAATCTAAACTGCGCCTGCGTGTTAGAGTGTTATAACAGTTCTACATTGATTTCAGCCAGATCAAAATGCACTAACTAAGGTCACAGCTCAAGCAAAAAGTTAGTTCTAATCAAGAAGGAGTTAAAACACCACCATGATCCTCTTTAATAAAACTGACTCTGTTTCAGCTCATCAGCTGGAAAAATCTGTAATTATGTAAATTAATAAACAATTTGAGAGGAAAGTCAGCTCGTCTCTGCTGGATCGCCTGCAACAATGTTTATATATTTGAACCtgatcataacctgaaaaaaaaaaacagtcatccCGAGATGACTGAATATTAGTTCCATTCTAAAGCACAAACTCACCTTTGACCTGCTGATTATAAACTTGAGTGTGTTTTGTTGTAGAAGAATCCTTCTGAAGATGATTCTCTGTTGGAAATAGAGGAGCAACATGGTAATAGTCTGCTGATCGAGGTGGGCTTTTTTTAACTGATGTAGATGTATTGCTACAAAAACTGTACCTTAATGCCTTAAACGTGCTCATATGTCctcattgtttctgttttaggaCCCACTGGCAGTTGCTCCTGTCTCCATTGCTCCCATTAGAAGTACAGAGTATCCAGCTGACTGGAGCTTGAAAACTCGGGTGCTCTTCACCTCTCCAGTCTCCTTGACATGGACAGAGCAACCAAAAGCCCAGGAAGAAGCTCTGGGGCTCAGCAACAGCTGCAGAGCTCAATTTAGCACTCTGCCACCCAATCTGCAGGTAGTTCATGTTATTAACTCACCTCTTACTTCAGTAAGAGTGCACTCTTACTTAATTAGACCTCATATAGACCTTCCTGTTGAGTTCAGGGAAAGACCGACCTCCAATCGATGCAGGAGACACAGGAGGAGGGAAATATGAGGATGTTATCGAAATGCTAAAGCAGCAACTGAGACTACCCATCCTACACACTGTTAGCTAAAACTTACTTGAGGATATTACAGAACCCGAGTGGTTCTGGGTTTTTACTGAAACTGGCCCAAAGTAGGGAAACACAGTGAGAGGTTTGTTTCGATCTCCGATCAGTTTGTAAAACTCCCAGATTCTCTTAAGAAACTGTAAATATGAGAAAAATGATTATggacctgtcattttagtttgaCTGTAACATCTTATTTTAGCGCACAGATAGCATAACTGAACAGCAGTCTATCTGATCTTATCTCAATTCCAAAAGGTAGCATTTCCTAGTCCAGCTTCTTCCACAACCGATAAAGGCTGAAAAGTCAAAAGGTTAAAACTCTGCTTAGCCGTCCTGTTacctgctgaaagtcttgctctctcctGCCCTGTTGCATGCTGGATGAACCACAGACATGTCTAGATGTGGCTCCATCCaaacataatttcttttttaaaagctgCTTACATCTCTGTGCATCCTCTGACTTCGTTTTTAAACCTCACTTTTCCAGCAAACCGCTTCCAGTTGGGGTTCCAACATACTACACCTTAGAAGATGGCTAATGCCACCACAGGGTCAAAAAAGGTCCTAAAGAGCAGGTGGAGTCTGCTCTGACCCATCAGTGACACCAGTCTGATTTACTGTTCAGGTGAACACACAGTTACCTAGGATGTTTCCTGGATGTCCACTGGTGTCAGTGTGGTCTGCGGAAATCCACCACCAGCTCCTTGGTCTTCCCAGTCGAGTATGGCTGAGTCATCAGAACCTTTGTAGGCAGCCTGGGGAGTTGATGAGGAATTTCATGGTTGTTAAGCATGTTTCAGATAGTGACTATACTTACTAGTTACAGTATGTCATGGGTTGCAGGGTCCATCTTGGTGGTGTTACCAAGTTGGCCTAACCATACTTGCTGTGTTTGTTTGATGTTCTTGCGTTTATGGAGCAGATATTGATGAGAGAGACTGATCTTATGATAAATGTTATCTGATATATGATGAAGGTGTTTTATAGAGCAGCACTTTGTGTGATTCTCTCTTTATAGAGTACTATCAGTCTGAgcagctgatattagctggtttatTTGTCAGGCTGTTTGCTTTGGTAGAGTCAGCGTCTGTGCAGATGTGCTGTTTGTAGCTTGTTATCTAAACTGTTACTATAATCAGAGTGATGGGTGGTGCTTTTTGGTTTTCACAACATCACCGTTCAAAAAAATGTCCAGACTGccaaatttctttcttttaggtGGCAAACTTTAGTAATCTTCTCttccagctgaccagcagtgtgcagcagcaggtgaCGGGTGGCAGTATGTTGATCTATGCTCCATACAGCCAGGAAACCTCTGGTTCTTTCTTTCGTAGCCCTTTATGCTGGTTACCTGCATACCTATGTCTGCTCTCtgtgaaatgaaaatgtaatcattgatttttatttttggttcctCCCCCCAGTGAATGTAGTGCTTTGTGTGGATTGCAGGAGCCCAGGTACTGGTCTGAGGTCCGTTCTGCCTTCCAGCAGTGCCTGGTGTACTGGCAGCACCCGTCTCTTCCCTGGCTGTCACTGTTCCCCAGGATCAATGCTGAAAAAAGCTTCTCTGGGAAGAACAGCCCTTGGACTCAGGACATTGCTGTACAGGAGAGTCTCATGAAGGAATGGTGAGGCTGTGTGACTGTCTGCTCTCTGGTGCTGATCAGCAATAAACACTCTCTCCTGGAGGTCTGCTCCTGTAAAAGGAGGCAGGTGTCTGACCACAGCAACCAATGAAAGCTGTTTTCTTCTCTTTAGGTCAGTCAGTTTGTCATCTCTCTACAGTCTGTTAAAGGCAGGGCTCTGCCCATACTTCTATGTTTGCTCCTATCAGGTACATTAACCTGCTTCAGTGTTTAATCCCTCCTGGTTTTCTTTCCCTAATTGCCTCTGCTGTGCCTCAGTTCACAGTGTTGTTCAGGGCAGCAGGGCTTGCCGGGTCAGAGTGCATAACCGCCCTAATTTCTCCTACAACTCGAGGTCTCAGAGAAGCAATGAGGACTGAAGGTAAGGCTTCAATTCCATCCAACCtgagaatatttatttttatcagttttgtATCAACTATCCTGAACAATCAGAGCGTCATTCCTGGTACTGCTGGGCTTCATGTCTGATTCGTGTCTTTCTTAAGGTGTAGAGTTCAGTCTTCccctgctgaaggaaagcaGGAGGATCCGTAAGCAGCACGATGCTGTTCACCAGAGagtagaggaagaggaggaagaccaGGACAGGGATTTGTgagcttttctctttttctctgtgTGCATTGTAGATTTAAGACATGACAAACCTGAACAGGCATGTGTTATGTTATACTGTACACTTCCCGGATTTGACTGTGggataatttaaaatgtaaatgttgtaGGTTGCGAGGGGATGAAGAGTGTCAGAAAGAGGATGAAGGACTCAGCCGAGATAACGATGACAGCTTGTCTTGGCTAAAGGAGATGGGAATTCAGGACCAAATAAGGAAGCCTGAAAGCATTAACATACAGCTGtatcctcctcctgctccttgTTTTTGTGATATTTGTTCCTATTCAGTACAAAACCAGTAAACACTGAAGGCTCCTTGACCACTTGTATAGACAAAAAGAAGGTCCGACTCTATCTTTGGACCATAAACCAGAATCTGCTGTTTGTGTGGAGGGATCACACTCCTTCAACCTCATCAACTTCCTCATCAACTGTAAGAGTGTGGTGGCTGCAGCTGGTTCTCAGACTGGTCTACCACCAACCCTGCTGGCTCCCACTGCCTTCAGAGGGGCTACCATGAATGTGCTGAAGGTAGGGGATAGTCCTTCTCAATGCTCGGAGAAAGGCTTCGTCTAAAACCTGAACAGTTTCAGTTTAACTGGGTTGATTTCCCAGTATGTGAATTCATTTAGTGTGCATCATGGAAGAAGATCCTGCAGGTTTATTGAAGtattttcagcagtttttaagtCAGAACAGTGAAGAAAACCTGCCAGTAGGTAAAACGGTAGCAGTTATGCATTTGTATAAGTTTCTGGCGTTATCTGGTAATAAatcattataattatttatcGCATTGATGAGGAATCTTCCACTGAACAAACATTACACCCAGAGGTATACCGGtcacagttttctggcagatttaccaatctttaaaaagcctgccAATTCCGATTTTTGTCAGAtaccaattatttttattttttataactgaCACGTGTTATAATGTCATAATACTCCTTCAGTGTTCCAATTTTACATTGAACGAGACCtgtgaaacaatacaaacgtgaaatagaaatgaaacatttagagTATTGCTGTTCCTTAcatctttcatttttcacattttaaaaagaaacaaaacctgcacccctccttgaaccgtcaccttaacgtggtggaggggtttgagtgctcaaatgatcctagaggctatgttgtctggggcctaaatgcccctggtagggtctcccatggcaaacaggctctaggtgatgggtcagacaaagaatggttcaagaacccctcatgaagaacaaaatatcgaggcacgtgacgtcgcccggtacggcggagccggggtcccaccctggagccaggcctggggtcaggactcgtcggagagcgcctggtggccgggttgctcctcgtgggacccggccgggccaagcccgaacgagagacgcgaggccatcccccagtgggcccaccatctgcagggggaaccgtgagggactggtgcaaagaggattgggtggcagacgaaggtggagacctcagcggcccgatccccggatgcttaggctggctctagggacgtggaatgtcacctcgctgggggggaagaagcctgagcttgtgcgggaggtcgagagatattgactagaaatagtcgggctcgcctccacgcacagcgtgggctctggaacccatctccttgagaggggttggactctcttctactctggagtggcccacgggtagaggcggcgggctggtgtgggtttgcttgttgccccccagatcagccgtctcgtgttggggtttaccccagtggatgagagggttgtatccctgcgccttcgggttggggagaggtctctgactatcatttcagcctacggggcgagtggtagtgcagagtaccctgccttcttggcgtccctgtcaggggtgctggatagtgcccctcccggggactccattattctgctgggggacttcaacgcccacgtggggaacgacagtgacacctggagaggcgtgatcgggaggaatggcctccccgatctgaatccgagtggtgttttgttattggacttctgtgctagtcacggattgtccataacgaacaccatgttcaaacataagggtgtccatcagtgcacttggcaccaggacaccctaggcaggaggtcgatgatcgactttgttgtcgtatcatcagaccttcggccgcatgttttggacactcgggtgaagagaggggctgagctgtccactgatcatcacctggtggtgagttggatccgctggaggaggagaaagccagacagacttggcaggcccaagcgcatagtgagggtctgctgggaacgcctggcggagccctcggccagggatgtattcaactcccacctccgggagagctccgaccagatcccgggggatgttggagacataaagtccgagtggaccatgttctctgcatctattgtcgatgctgctgcccatagctgcggccgtaaggtctgcggtgcctgtcgtggcggcaatcccagaacccggtggtggacaccggcagtaagggatgctgttaagctgaagaaggagtcctatcggctgtggttggcttgtgggactcctgaggcggctgacgggtaccgtgaggccaagcgtgctgcggcccgggctgtggcagaggcaaaaactcgggcctgggaagagttcggtgaggccaaggagaaggactaccggttggcctcgaagcgattctggcaaaccgtccggcgcctcaggagggggaagcagtgcttagccaacactgtttatagtgggggcgggaggctgctgacctcgactgaggacattatcgggcggtggaaagagtacttcgaggatctcctcaatcctgccatcacgcattccgtggtggaaacagaggctggggactcggggttggactctttcatcacccaggctgaagtcaccgaggtggttaaaaagctccgcggtggcaaggcttcgggggtggatgagatccgccctgagtacctcaagtgtctggatgttgtatggctgtcatggttgacacgcctcttcaacattgcgtggcggtcggggacagtgcctctggactggcagactggggtggtggtccccctttataagaagggggaccggagggtgtgttccaactacagggggatcacactcctcagcctccctggtaaggcctacgccagggtattggagaggagagtccgaccgatagtcgaacctcggcttcaggaggcgctgtgccggtccattgtggtgaagagagagctgagccgaaaagcaaagctctcaatttactggtcggtctacgttcctaccctcacctatggccatgaactttgggtcatgaccgaaagaacgagatcacggatacaagcggctgaaatgagcttcctccgtaaggtggccgggcactcccttagagatagggtgaggagctcggccatccgggaggagctcggagtagagccgctgctcctccacatcgagaggagccaattgaggtggctcgggcatctataccggatgcctcctggacgccttcctcgggaggtgttccaggcacgtcccaccgggaggaggcccaggggacggcccaggacacgctggagggactatgtctctcggctggcctgggaacgccttgggctccccctggaggaggtgtctggagagagggacgtctgggcgtctctgctgagtctgctgcccccgcgacccggtcctggataagcggaagacgacgaacgaacgaacgaacaaaacCTGCACAATAGGTTAGACAAGTAGATAAGATCGGTCGGCCGATCAATCAGTGCACCCCTAATAACACCATTTCCTGGAGCGTGACTAAGTGATTTTCTATCATCTTACTTCTTGTATGTTTTGAAGTGCCTTTTACAAGATTCTAATTGTATCAAATAGAGGAAACcctttttagaaaaataattattattcttattatttgtccaaaaattaaaaaaataggcATTTTAGAACTCCTTTGCAAACACATGCAAATGTGAAATGAGCAGATCAGCATCTGTTTGATGGTGTGTTCTCCAGGGTCGCAGCGTGAGCGTGAAGAACTTGGTTGATTGTACCTACCAGCACTCAAGCAGTCTGGAGCTCACAGGTACAGAACCACCAGCACTACATCAGCCTAAATGCATGAAAAAGTTGATTTGAAGGTCAATGTTCTCCCTgaactgtgttccttggtctccacgATGCTTTGTTCTCTAactttctctaacaaacctgtgaggccagaaacagaacagctgcatttataacGAGAATAAATGACACACACACTTTTGAAGGCAGATGGTTGGGGGGCAGTAGCTTATACAATCATGCAGTCAGATTAGTGGGCTTAGTGGACGAGATGTAGCAGCCTACAGCGAAACCGTTCTACCCTTCATGGGATTTACATGTAGTTTTTTCAGCTCTTTTGAGATCATGTATTGAACCTAATGAGTGTAACATTAAAGTGAATCCCTGCTCATAGTTTCCAAGGGAAGACAATCATTCAGTCCATACATTCAGTTTATACACTAAACTACAGCGATTGGTTGTAAAAGGTGGGGAATCACCCCCATCATTGGGGCACAGGTTGGTCCCAACCTCTTGGCTCTCCTCGTCTCCTGCATCAGCCAATCCCAGATGACCACGCGGTGGAAGAACGCCTCTACTCCACCTTGTTTTACCTTCATCACTTCTTGTCTTCTGCTGACGTGTGTGTGGGAAGATAATAGAGAGTGTATGTGTAGGGATTGTGTTGTTGAGTCAGTTATGGTAGATAACactataaactgaattgaactgctGTCTGTTACATTACATTATGATTTGGAATGACTGATGTGATGTCAGTGGGAAATGGATTAGATCTATGTTTCTTATAAAGTGGCTTCAGGTGACCTTTGTTCTTTCTTTACTGTAGGACCCATCCTTCCTTCATCTCTTCATGCCATCACAGCTCTTCTTCAAACTGCACAAAAAGGCAATTTCTCTGCTGCCCTTTATACACATACCCCTACTGCTGTCATGAACATAGAGACCTGTCAGGAACAGGTAAGatatttatggataagtaaaatATATTGACACACTAGCTTCACATGTTCATTTACATGTTCTGATGTGGTTTTTGTGTCTGTATACTTGGCTCTGTTCTGGTTGCACAGTGTTCAGGacttttttattgaaacttttaaaaccttttttcagaACCGGCCACTTTAATACCATGATAGGGTTCACTCTAGTACAGGCACATCTGATAAGATTTGAATATCATTGCTTGAATTAATTTTGTGTGTAAATCAATTCTGCTCAAATTCTCTTAAGGTGGAAAAAGAGTAAAACTGGGAGACTCTGTCATCCATTATTGTGCAACTAATAATGAGCCTTTGGCAGAAGCCTTCCGTCAGAACTTAGAGATTCAAAGCATGGTGGAAGGAGAACCTGTGAAACCGCTGTGTTTTTGCAGATGCTATTTCACTTTTCATAAGAGAAACCACTACTCTCCGTCCTTATTGCTCGAGTGTGTAAAGGACTGCGGtgtaatctcagcataaatagTTAATGAAACATTGTAGGCGTTGATTTAAATTAGCGGGCACAATGGGAgattctttccttttcttttcactttccCTGACTGTTTTTCCATTCTATACTGACAAGAGTTCTCAACACTACctttaatataataaataaattaatcacaCAGTGTGTTTTGCAAAACAGGAGACCTACCATAAGACAAATAATTTTACATCTTTCTAAAAAATAAGCAACGTCTTGGTCCGCCAAACATAAATACTAGGGCAGCACAGTAAAATGCAACCGTAAAACGCATTAGAAATGGTCTGGAAACAGGAAGGATACAAATAGAACAAAACTCATTTAACGATACATCTCTATCACTGGTACCTTCTATTTGCACAAATGCATAAAACACAGCTGGCCAGTGACTAGAAAACAATCGGTGGAAGATTATCTGTCAAGGGCCATGCCAGAAGTAGATTCATAAGATATactaacaaataaaatagaatatttttttatttaatggagGAAAACCAGAATACATTTCTTAACTTTATTGACAACTCATAAAGAAAGAGGATTGGTTGACAAAACCCTGATtaatatggaaaataaaattcacCAGCCTTATAGTCAAAGGCTTCTCAACCAAAAAAGTTGTATCACACATGTACAGTAGGTTTTTAATCAATATCTCACAAAATGTGGACCACAAAAAACGAAATGGATCTGAATTAAAAATTGTAATTCAGGATGATATCTGAAAGGAGTTGAAACTGGCATAACAGGATTAATAGTCAATTATAGAAAGAGTTTGATTAGAAACAACTTTTGGCATTTTCTGTGTGAATGAACCTTAGTTACGTcggagaaaataaaagaccaCTCAAAGTTTCTGCATTTGCTCATTTAAGAAAAGTTAAACAGATTGAGAAGATTTTCCCTGATATTCAATTCAAACCAAAGATGTATCTTGCGGATACGTTTCCTAAtaacaaagaggaaaataacTGTAATGTGGAAAGATATTAAACTTTTCATCCAGAGGAGTAGAAATCTTGCACAGTACCTGGATCTTTGCATGAGATGTCATCTTGAATTCAAATTAGCCTCAAAACTGCTACTATTGTGTTCTGTTCAACTctgctgaattattattttttttgttataccAGGTCCAGTATTAGTAATTCTGTTTAGTTTTCTCCTTTTCTGTAACTAATGGAAAagtattaaattaaaacaaaaatctgcatcTTAACCGGAACTATATTATATATTCAGACTGCTTATCTAAAAATACACTCACTGTTGTGTCTCTGGGTTATTACAGCGTAACAAGGCAGTGGGAAACCTGGCTCATTGTGGTCTTCCTCCTGCTTCAGTTAATTGGCTCCAGATGCCCTCCACACTGGGCAAGACTGCTCTGACACACATTGCAATGAACAACCACAGCTACACCTGGAAGAGTGGATAAAACAGCATGTCTGATACCATCACACATCCCATGTCACTGCTTTCAAgtccttttctttttatcaagcatagatatattttttgcagtttttttttagagaaTGTTAATAAATCTTAtatatgcaaatcattttattgACGTTTTTGGTTTTCAGTCATTTCACTTATCAGTGTTTTGTGCCTTAATTGTATTAATTGTAATTGTAGGATTGTGATTAAAATATGCATTGAttactgtgattttttttttccccttcacaGCTGTTACTCAAGTCATcacttttagatgttttctcgcctctgaaatgtttttcattgttctgAAACTAAAACGGGAACAAAGCGTGTCTAATGAGACCACCACCAAACTGAGGAAAACTAGGACAGGATTTATGCATTCAGACAGCAGGAGAAATCCATGCTGGTGTGCTAGTCAATGAAGTTAAAGATATTTTCCCACTTTAGCACAAACCCATGTGCAAAGTCATTAACCAAGTTTGAATAGTTAATTTAGCCAAACAACTTCCAGTGTGTCagggaataccagcccagtgtGGCAGTGAGATAGAACAGTCAATGAAAGAGGGAATTCATGCACTGGCAAGCTCTGCAcacacagaataaacacaaacagtgattttccaaaatatttgaattttgttttacaaaaataattcagCTTCATGTTAAATTACtttaatccaaaaaaaaaaaaaagaaatttataattttcttgAATTGAGGATTTTCTGATCGTTTGTTCTATTCCACAAGTTCATTATGATTTCTCACTTTTACCGAAGAATGTGAAATGGATTATCTAAAGATTTACTGTTAATTTTGCTTAATCGTTGGacgttattttaattttttaggtAGTTCATGTATGTTTGCAGATGCTTGTTGCACTTTTACTCCCAATAACAGCAACTCCAGATGGATCAATGAAACGAGTGCTAAAGCATCTCAGAATGCTCTCAGCTCAGATGGAAGCCGATTCTGGAAATCCCACCCCCCTGCAATGGGTCACACCTCTGCAAGCACCATCCAGTTTTGTCCGTTGACCCTGACCCTGTGTGGATGCCGCCGCTGCTGCTGCATCCCTTTCCTGAGTGTCTACATCACTGCTGCTGTGATCATGACAGCAAGGATTTGGGTTctatgtcccagagatgaatgtGTGTACGTCCCTGAAAGTAAGACCGCATTGTCTAAAAAATTCTCTGTCGTTgctctggcatttagcaaatagaacaaatttagttttttgtttttttttataactgacaTTAAACAGGAGAAGCTTTGCCTGATTTTATTCAGGGTCCTTTTATACACTGTATGTAAATAACTGGTGTGAGGGAATagggtttttgttttaggttGTGGGGATAGGGGTAAAATGTTCTGAGTATATCCGGGTTAATTAAGAACCGGGCCAATTTTCCACTGTACTGTTCTTCTACTTTATACCACTGTGGAGGGAACGTTACTGAGATGAGTTTGGCAACCTCTAGTGGTCAAAGATATACACTGCAGCACCCAGATTTACACTGCTTAGGTTTCTTTGTTCAAAAACATTAATCTAGAGTCAATTTTTCTGATCTAAACCTGAAAATGGATTTAGCTAAAGTGACGAG
This DNA window, taken from Girardinichthys multiradiatus isolate DD_20200921_A chromosome 24, DD_fGirMul_XY1, whole genome shotgun sequence, encodes the following:
- the LOC124861291 gene encoding protein downstream neighbor of son homolog isoform X2, with product MTQQSASWSICKRPAELVRLRRKRPRNAAERPGESDSSTATVAPTAPPSLHSQSRSRGNRRNPFVTWDNAPSRPKKVLVEDEDGEDVGVLMKLMSTERKSGDPPTRDSLAENPSEDDSLLEIEEQHGNSLLIEDPLAVAPVSIAPIRSTEYPADWSLKTRVLFTSPVSLTWTEQPKAQEEALGLSNSCRAQFSTLPPNLQEPRYWSEVRSAFQQCLVYWQHPSLPWLSLFPRINAEKSFSGKNSPWTQDIAVQESLMKEWSVSLSSLYSLLKAGLCPYFYVCSYQFTVLFRAAGLAGSECITALISPTTRGLREAMRTEGVEFSLPLLKESRRIRKQHDAVHQRVEEEEEDQDRDLLRGDEECQKEDEGLSRDNDDSLSWLKEMGIQDQIRKPESINIQLQKEGPTLSLDHKPESAVCVEGSHSFNLINFLINCKSVVAAAGSQTGLPPTLLAPTAFRGATMNVLKGRSVSVKNLVDCTYQHSSSLELTGPILPSSLHAITALLQTAQKGNFSAALYTHTPTAVMNIETCQEQRNKAVGNLAHCGLPPASVNWLQMPSTLGKTALTHIAMNNHSYTWKSG
- the LOC124861291 gene encoding protein downstream neighbor of son homolog isoform X1; the protein is MTQQSASWSICKRPAELVRLRRKRPRNAAERPGESDSSTATVAPTAPPSLHSQSRSRGNRRNPFVTWDNAPSRPKKVLVEDEDGEDVGVLMKLMSTERKSGDPPTRDSLAEKNPSEDDSLLEIEEQHGNSLLIEDPLAVAPVSIAPIRSTEYPADWSLKTRVLFTSPVSLTWTEQPKAQEEALGLSNSCRAQFSTLPPNLQEPRYWSEVRSAFQQCLVYWQHPSLPWLSLFPRINAEKSFSGKNSPWTQDIAVQESLMKEWSVSLSSLYSLLKAGLCPYFYVCSYQFTVLFRAAGLAGSECITALISPTTRGLREAMRTEGVEFSLPLLKESRRIRKQHDAVHQRVEEEEEDQDRDLLRGDEECQKEDEGLSRDNDDSLSWLKEMGIQDQIRKPESINIQLQKEGPTLSLDHKPESAVCVEGSHSFNLINFLINCKSVVAAAGSQTGLPPTLLAPTAFRGATMNVLKGRSVSVKNLVDCTYQHSSSLELTGPILPSSLHAITALLQTAQKGNFSAALYTHTPTAVMNIETCQEQRNKAVGNLAHCGLPPASVNWLQMPSTLGKTALTHIAMNNHSYTWKSG